The sequence below is a genomic window from Bacteroidales bacterium MB20-C3-3.
CTCAGGGATTTTCCCAACTACATTAAGGCTGCTGCTAATCTCTTCTGCCGAAATATTATCTGAAACCATTTTTTCAATTGAGTCCAGCACAGATGAGAGTGTTCTCCCCACAAAGACCGACATGACTGCAGGCGGAGCCTCATTTCCCCCGAGTCTGTGAGAGTTGTTAAGACTGGCAACACTAGCCATCAGAAGATGGTGGTGTTCATAAACTGCTTTTATAACCGACACAAAAAAGCTTAAAAACTGAAGATTTTTACCCGGTGTCTTTCCTGGGGAGAGAAGGTTAACCCCTTTGTCAGTTACCAGAGACCAGTTGCAGTGTTTGCCGGAACCATTAATTCCTGCAAAGGGTTTTTCATGAAACAGTACTTTAAGCTTATGTTTTTTTGCAATCTTTCTCATCAGAATCATCATCATAAGATTCTGATCAACAGAGAGATTTGCCTCACCGTGATAAGGAGCGAATTCAAACTGATTTGGAGCTACTTCGTTATGTCTGGTTTTAAGGACAACTCCAAGTTTGTAGGCCTCTGTTTCAAAATCCTTCATGAATGACATAACCCTTGATGGAATTGCTCCAAAATAGTGGTCCTCAAGTTGCTGATCCTTCGCTGCAGTATGGCCGATTAGTGTTCTGCCGCACAACATAAGATCCGGCCTTGCCCTGAAGAGGGCCTCATCCACCAGAAAATACTCCTGCTCAATACCCAGAACAGCATTTACCCTGCAGGCCTTCTGATCAAAAAGGTCAAGCAATTCAGATGCAGCCTTGTCAAGAGTCTGTAAAGATTTAAGGTGTGGTGTCTTCTGATCCAGAGACTCACCTGTATATGATACAAATACTGATGGAATACATAAAGTCTGATCAATAATAAAGGCGGGAGATGTTGGGTCCCATGCAGTGTAGCCTCTCGCCTCAAAGGTATTTCTCAAACCACCATTGGGGAAACTGGAGGCATCCGGCTCTTGCTGAACCAGAGCATCACCTCTGAAATTTTCAAACACCCCTCCGTTCTTTGAAGGATCTACAAAAGCCTCATGCTTCTCTGCCGTAGCATCAGTAAGAGGGTGAAACCAATGGGTGTAATGAGTAGCTCCGTTTTCTACAGCCCAGGCCTTCATTCCGGAAGCAATCTGATTAGCCACTTCACGGCCTATTCTTTTTCCTTCTGAAATTGCATCCTGCACAGCATCAAAGGCCTCTGCTGAAAGATACCTCCTCATTTTTTCAATATCGAAGAGGTTTTTACCAAAAAATTCTGAAACCGGTTGTTTCTCAACGAAAAATCGTTCGGGCTTGTGCATAGAAAACTCGTCTAGCGCCCTTTTTCTGAAGCTGCTCATATTATATTGACGGGGTTGGGGGTTATTTGCGGGCAAATGTAACTAAAATTTGAAAACACTCCCCCATTTTTATACATTTGCCACACACAAAAAAATCTCAAGAGATGAAACCTGCTAAAGCTTTTGCAACACTTCTGGTAATGTTCGCCATAACCGGCACCTCCTATGCACAAAAGGGGATAAGAACATACATTGAAAATTTAAAAAAAGACACCCTCTTTTCCAACGCAGTAGTTGGGATAATGGTTATGGACGAAAAAGGGAGAGAGGTAGCCTCCTGGAACCCTGATTACCCACTCCTTACCGCATCAACAATGAAGACAATTTCAACAGGCCTCGCCCTGAAAGTATTAGGGCCTGAATACAGATATAAGACCAGAATAGGTTATACCGGAATAGTAAAAGATGGTGTACTTAAAGGTGATCTCTATATTGTAGGAGGCGGTGACCCCACTCTTGGTTCAAAAGACACTGTTGCCTATCCCATTGATTCAATTTTTGGAGTTTGGGCAGATGCTGTAAAACTTGCAGGAATAAACAGAATTGAAGGGAACATAATAGGAGACGACAGATTCTTTGCAAATGAAATTGTTCCCGGAGGATGGGCAGTAAGCAATTTAGGCCCCTACTACGGAAGCGGAACATCCGGCCTCTCATTTATGGAGAACCTTCAGGAATTTACATTCAAGCCGGGAGAAAAAACAGGTGACCATGCAGAATTTGTATCTGTATGGCCTGTTGTTCCCGGAATGAAAATTATAAATAACATCAAAACAGGAATACAGAGCAGCCGCCCCTCAACCAGCCTCAGGCTTACAGAACTTGACAGAGTTGTGAAATACTCCGGATCTCTGCCTTTAGGCGGAGAGCCTGTAGTTTTAACCGGATCTTGTAAATTTCCGGCACTCGCTTGCGCAGAAGAGTTCAGACTCTTTCTCATGAGAAGGGGAGTAAGAAGCAACCCGCTCGTATATGATTCAGAGAGTTATAAACTTGAAAAAGAGGAGAACATTAATTTTATAGGTGAAACCCTCTCTCCTCCACTCGCATCAATTGCAAATGTTACCAACAGGATAAGCAATAATTTTTACGCAGAGACCCTTTTCAAGACTTTAGGTAAAGTTATCACAGGAAGCGGATCATACGACTCCTCTGCAGTTGCGGTAAGGAGACTTCTCTCCTCAATGGGGCTTCCTGACAGAGGCTTTGTACAGGATGACGGTAGCGGGCTATCAAGGCAAAACTATGTATCTGCAAGATTTTTCTCCAACTATTTCTCCAAATTGAAAGAAAAAAACGATAACTTTGAAGTGTTTTTTAACAGTTTGCCACAACCGGGAGGTCCCGGAACACTGGAAAATGTTATAAAAGACGCTACACCAGAGCAAAAGGCGAGGCTTCACGCAAAGAGCGGGTCGCTTTCAAGTGTAAGATGCTATGCAGGATATGCAGAGAGAAGAGATGGAGGAATGTATTACTTCGCTATTCTCACAAACAATTATCAGGCTAGAACTGCTCAGATGCAGCCAAAAATTGAGGGTTTTTTGAAAGAACTAGTGAAATAACCATATAAAACTAATAATAATGCTTACAATTTCCAATAAAGCTAAGGCTATGCCTGCCTCTCCAATCAGGAAACTTGTTCCCTATTCAGAGGCTGCTAAAAAAAGAGGTATTAAGGTATATCATCTTAATATCGGCCAGCCGGACATAGCTTCACCTAACGAAGCTCTGGATGCGGTAAAAAACAACACGCTTAAACTTGTTGAATATCCTCATTCAGCAGGTGTAATATCTTACAGAGAGGGACTTGCCAAATACTACCAGTCAATAAATATCGATGTAACTCCATCAGAGATCAATATTACAACGGGAGGGAGTGAGGCTCTTCAGATTGCTCTTGCTGTCACTTGTAATCCGGATGATGAAGTTATTGTAATGGAGCCATTCTATACAAACTACAACGCCCTTTCACTTCAGAACGATGTAAAGCTGGTTCCTGTATCTACTTCAATTGAAACAGGTTTTGCACTCCCTGATGTAAGCGAATTTGAAAAATATATAACTCCAAGAACAAAAGGTATCATACTTTGTAATCCCGGCAACCCTACAGGATCTCTCTACACCAAAGAGACCATTATCAAACTTGGTGAAATAGTAAAGAAACATCAGTTATTCCTTTATTCAGATGAGGTTTACAGAGAGTTCTGTTACACAGACGAACCTCACTTCTCTGCAATGCACCTTGAGGGTCTTGAGCAAAATGTAATTTTGCTTGACTCCGTATCAAAGAGATATAGCCTCTGCGGCGTAAGAATCGGCTGCATTGTTTCAAAAAACAAAGAGGTGATGAACGGCGTTCTGAAGTTTGCTCAGGCAAGACTCTGCTCTCCTGCTTACGGACAAATTGCAGCTGAGGGAGCACTTGCCACTCCTCCCGAGTATTTCAAAGCAGTCAGGGACGAATATATGAAAAGGAGAGATGTTCTTATAGAAGCCCTGAACAAGATGGAGGGTGTATTCTGTCCAAAACCTATGGGAGCCTTTTATGCAGTTGCAAAACTTCCTGTTGACGATAGTGATAAATTTGCTCAGTGGCTACTTGAGGAGTTTGAATACAATAAACAAACTGTTATGGTTGCACCTGCTGCCGGTTTCTATGCTACACCAGGCAGAGGAACAAACGAGGTGAGAATTGCATATGTTCTTAAAATTGAAGACCTTAAAGCTGCAATGGAGTGTCTTGAAGTTGCATTAAAACAGTATCCGGGCAGAAAGTTATAGAAAACTCTCTAGCGGATAATTTCCGATATTCTGGCAACAAGCATAAGTGCAAGTAGGATAATCCACTGAATCTTATGCTTGTTGCTTTTATCATAATTAAGAAGATACTCATTAATTACTACAGAAACAGGAATTGAGATAACCGGTGCAATTGAGAGTGAATTTACCGGGAACAGGAAGACTACAATAATAATTGTCAGTAACATAAGTGTAAATCTGGAGATTGCTCTTGCCTTCTCTATCTTGTAGCCTCTCATTTTCTGGAATATGTGCCATATGGCAGATATAAGAACAATACTTATCGCAACATAGAGCACCAGATCAGCAAAACTCTTTATGGTAAACTCCAGCGGAGATATATTTATAAACTCCTCAAAATAGAGCTCTGCAAAGAGGAGTGCATCGTCAAAAAGCAGATGCCTGATTGAAATCACAAATATCAATGGCAAAAAAACTGAAGTAAGCATCATTACCAGTGATCTTGCGTTAACTCCCCTTGAATAAAAAGCCACTGAAACAGCCAATAAAACCAGAAGACCAAGTGTAGGTTCAAAGAGAGCAGCTATTGAAGCAAGGAAACCGGAAATAAAGAAATGTAAATCGCTTTGCTTTGATGATACACTAAAGTAAAGAGACCACAAAACCAGGGGAGCTGCAGCTGCTGCCCCGGAGAATTTTAAGGAGGCCGGGGAAATCATCACAAAGAGCAGATATATTACCGGAAGCAAAAATTTATTTGCACCGGTTGTAAGACGCTTCAGACCAATAGCATATAAAGAGATTGCATTTGCAATCAGAAGCATAGTCGCTATATATCTTGAGAGAGACTCTCCCATTTGAGAGATATCAGCAAAAGAGATAACAGCAGGAATCCACTCCCCACCTGTATAAGGGACTGAAATAAATCCGGCAGATATCCAGGATGCAATCAACAGCACAAGAAGAACAGCCGGGTTAAGTATTACTGAATACCTCTTACCTCTTTTATTCATATCAATCTCTGTATTTCAGCAGATCCTCACCCAAATCCCTTCTGTAATACATCCCTTCAAAAGATATCTTTTTAACATCTCTGTATGCATTCTCAGAGGCCGATCTGATCTCTCCTCCCAATGCCGACACAACCATTACCCTTCCTCCGGAAGTAACAAGAGCTCCGTTTTCAAGAGCAGTACCTGAATGGAAAAGTGTTGATGAAATTCCATCTTCAATTGATATTGCCACCCCTTTTCTGTAATCCTCAGGATAACCACCTGACACTGTAACCACAGCAAGAGAACTCTCCTCAGAAATTTCAATCTTCTCACTGTTAAGTTTCCCCTCACCCATAGCGATAAAGTGTGCAAGCAGATCACTTTTAATTCTAGGTAAGACCGCCTCGGTTTCAGGATCCCCCATCCTTACATTATATTCAATTACATAAGGATCTCCTTTACAGTTCATCAAACCTATAAAAATAAAACCACAATAATTTATCCCCTCTTCAGAGAGACCTTTAAGCGTGGGTTTGACAATCCTCTCCTCCACCTTTTTCATAAATGCATCGTTTGCAAAAGGGACAGGAGATACTGCACCCATTCCACCTGTGTTTGCACCTTTATCCCCCTCGCCCACTCTTTTATAATCCTTGGCAGAGGGGAGCATAAGGTAGTTTTTTCCATCTGTCAGGACAAAAACCGAAAGTTCTATACCTTTCAGAAACTCCTCAATAACCACTCTATCACCCGCCTTACCAAACTTCCCGTTCATCATCTCGCTAAGTTCACGCCTTGCCTCCTCTATTGTCTCCGGAATAACGACACCTTTGCCGGCAGCAAGACCATCGGCTTTGAGAACATAAGGGGGAGAGAGGGTTTCAAGAAAATTAAAAGCATCACCAATTTCCTCCTTGCTGTATGTGTTGTAAGCTGCTGTTGGAACAGACCACCTTTTCATAAACTCCTTTGCAAACTCCTTGCTACCCTCAAGTTGTGCTCCATCCCTGCCGGGACCAACAAAAATTGTTCTCTCCAGCATCCCCTCTTCCTCAAGATAGTCTCTCAGCCCGTCAACCAGGGGATTTTCAGGACCCACAACAACAATATCAATATTTTCATCTTTAATCAGAGATGCAATAGCTTTAAAATCTGATATTTTCAAAGGGACATTTTCAGCCAGTAATGCAGTTCCGGGATTTCCGGGGGCGCAATACAATTTGTCCAGAAGCGGACTTTTAGAAAGGGCATAAACAAAGGCGTGCTCTCTTCCTCCGGAACCTAAAACAAGGACTCTCTTCATATTATATATGGATTGCATTTAAAGGAATATTAGGCAAAAATAATAATAAAAATTAACTTTGCATTTTGTCAGATTATCCCGTAAATGAAACTACCATTAGTATTACTGGCCTCGGTGCTACTGCTCTCCTCTTGCGACGGAGGATTGATTCCGCGCGGAAAAATGACCCGGATAGTTTCTGAGATATATCTGTCTGACAAATACATGAGCAGCAATATGGAGTTATCCGAGGGGGCTGATTCTCTTCTTATTTATGAACCAATATTAAACAAATACGGATATGATACGGAGGATTACCTCAGAACCATATCTTACTATGTAGAGCGCCCCTCAAAACTCAGAACTATATATACCGACGCACAAAATTTGCTTCAGAAGGAGCTGGAAAGAGTAAATAAAAGGCTTTCAGATGTAAGAAGAGTAGATTCACTTAGAATTGTAATCTCTACACAACTCATTGACTTAAAACCGGACGAGGAGAGAGATGCGGGAGTCAGATCCCTGAGATGGATACTCTTCCCTGAAATGGACGAAGCCTGGGAAAGGGCTGCTCCGGACACCTCTGCAGTCAGATACGATTCGCCTGTCTCTTTCCATTGGTGGAAAGAGAATATCAGGCTCAAAACAAAACCATTTTTTTTATATGAGAACGATCGCCGCAAAATACCTGTTGACCTCAAACTTGAATCTGCTCCCGAAAGGGTTCGTAAAGCTGGATGACGACGGCACAATAATAGAGACAGGGGCTCTGGAACAAGAGAGCGACTGCACAGAATTTTATGAAGGAGTTATTATTCCCGGATTTGTTAACTCCCATTGCCATATAGAGCTCTCTCACCTTGAGGGGGTTTTTTCGCAGGAGTCCGGAATGGCAGGATTTATTAAGCAGATCCGAGTTCAGAGAGAGAGTTCCCCAAAAGAGAGAAGAGTAGAGGCAATAAAGGCCCAAATGGATAAAATGCACAAAGAGGGAGTATCTGCTGTTGCCGATATTTCCAATTGTGACGAGAGTTTTGGCGTTAAAGCATCCTCTCCCGTGTATACAAGATCCTTTCTTGAGGTATTTGGCTCAGAGTCCGGAGATGCGACAAATATAATGAAGGGGCTTGAAGAGCTATTAAGCACGGCTCTCTCCTGCGGAATTGATGCCTCTCCATCTCCTCACTCATGCTATACTATGAGCAGGGAGTTATTAAGAAGATCTTCAATAGCAGCATTGGATTCGGGGTATATCTCCTATCACAACCAGGAGAGTTGGGAAGAGGAGGAGCTTATCAGAAGAGGAAAAGGGCCTCTGGCAGATGACTACAAAAGCCGGGGAATGAGTACTCCGGAGATAAATCCGGAGGGGCCGATGAGCTATTTTATTGATGTAATCAGGGGAAAAGGGGAGAATAGAATACCGGGAGAAAAAATTGAGGGGAATGCCCTCTTTGTCCATAATACCTTTACAGACAAAAACAGCATAGAACTTGCAACTAAAACTTTCAGCAACCCTTTCTGGGCTCTCTGTCCTCTCTCAAATATTTTTATCCATAAGGCATTGCCTCCTGTAGAGATGTTGAGACGGGAAAAGGCAGCTATTACACTTGGAACAGACAGCCTGTCAAGCAATAGAGTACTCTCAATGATAGAAGAGATGAAAATTATTCAGAGATATTTTCCCTCTGTTCCCCTGAATGAGATTATTGGATGGGCAACTATTAACGGAGCAAAATTCCTTGGAAAGGAGAGTGAGTTGGGCTCCATTGAAACAGGCAAGAGACCCGGAATAGTACTACTGGAAAATTTGGAAATTGAAAACTTCAGACTGCTGCCTGAGAGCACCAGCAGAAGATTGGCTTAAATAATTACAGAAATGGCTACAATTTTATTTGATCAGATTGTTTTTGGCCCCATTCACAGCAGAAGACTTGGATCTTCGCTGGGTGTTAACCTGCTGCCCAGACATGGTAAGGTGTGTAGTTTTGATTGTCTTTACTGCGAATGCGGATTCAACTCAGATGGTAAAGGGGATAACAGACTCCCCACTTACGAGGAGTTCTGTGAAGCCCTTGAATCTAAACTAACAGAGATAAGGAATCTAAATGAGAGAATTGATACTATAACATTCTCCGGAAATGGTGAGCCCACTGTTCATCCGCAGTTTCCGTCAATAATCAGTGAGGCCCTGAGGCTTAGAAGAAAACTCTTTCCGCTGGCTAAAGTATCAGTTCTTACCAACGGTAGCAGGATTCATATTCCTCAGGTAAAAGAGGCTCTTTTAAGTGTTGACAATGCTATAATTAAGCTTGATTCTGCCTTTGATCAGACAGTTATTGATATTGACAGACCTCAGTACAAATACAGCGTTGCTGAAATGGTCAAAAACCTTGAACCATACAAAGGTAAGTTTGTTTTACAAACAATGTTCCTCAGAGGAGAGCACGAAGGGGTTGTTATAGACAATACTACGCCTCAAGAGGTCTCTGCCTGGCGAAAGCTTGCTATTGAACTGGAGCCGAGAGAGATAATGATTTACACCATTGACAGGGAGACTCCCGCTAAAAATCTCTCAAAAGTTTCAGTTGAAGAGATGGAACAGATAGCAGCCCCACTTAAAAGTCTTGGGTTTAAAATCACCATAAGCGGTTAAACATGAGAGTTGTTATACAAAGAGTTGAGGAGGCATCGGTTGATGCAAATAACAAACTTGCCGGTAGCATCGGAAAGGGGCTGATGATTCTCCTTGGAATTGAGGAGGAGGATACTTTTGAAGATGCAGACTATCTGATAAAAAAGATCCCCTCACTTAGAATTTTTGATGATGCAGATGGTGTTATGAATTTATCACTAAAGGATATTCAGGGTGAAGTCCTGCTCGTAAGTCAATTTACACTCCATGCCTTAACCCGCAAAGGTAACAGACCATCATACATCAGGGCTGCAAGACCGGAAAAAGCTATTCCACTATACGAATATGTTGTAAATAATATCTCCGTTGAGTTGGGAAAAGAGGTAAAAACCGGTATATTTGGAGCAGAGATGAAGGTAAGACTGGTCAATGACGGACCTGTAACAATAATAATAGACACTAAAGAGAATTTAAACAAAAATGGAAGCATTTGAAAAATGGAATAACAGAGATGTACTATCGGCCTGTTTGGGGCTGATAGACCTAACCTCCCTCAATTCAACAGACACAAAAGAGAAAATTGAGAAAATGGTGGATAAGGTGAACTCATTTTCTGATAACTGGAATAAATATTCAAATGTGGCAGCAATTTGTGTTTACCCTAACTTTGCCTCTGCAGTTAAACAGAAGCTCACTGCTAAAGGGGTAAAAATTGCTGTTGTTGGTGGTGTTTTCCCCAGCTCACAAAGTTTTCTCTCTGTAAAGGCAGAGGAGTGCAGAATTGCCGTTGAGCAGGGTGCTGACGAAGTGGATATTGTACTTGCTCTAAGCCATTTTCTTGCCGGAGATATGGAGGAGGCCTCAAAGGAGATCAGAGAGCTTAAAAAGGCTTGCGGGGATGCACATTTAAAAGTTATTCTGGAGACAGGAGCCCTTACTATTGAGCAAATAGAGGTTGCCTCAATGCTTGCAATGGAAGCCGGAGCAGACTTTATTAAAACCTCCACCGGAAAAATGGAGCCTGCAGCAACTCCTCAGGCAGCTGAGGCAATGTGCAGAGCCATTAAAGAGTATCATAAAAAAACAGGAAGAATGGTGGGATTCAAGCCTGCCGGAGGGATAGTTACTCCTGAAGATGCTGTTAAATATTATGCAATCGTAGATTCAATTCTTGGTAAAGAGTGGCTGAATCCGCACTATTTTCGCCTTGGAGCAAGCAGACTGGCAAATAATTTGCTGTCTGAACTTGAAGATAAAACCGTAAACTATTTTTAACATGAAAAGAATAATTATAGCTGCAGCAGCGCTTTTAATTTCAACTGCTGCTTTTTCACAGAACTACAAAACAGCAATCGGTCTCAGAACAGGAACAAGCCTGGGAGCCAGTATTAAGCACTTTATAAGCCAGCCAGGAGCACTTGAAGCTATCTTGGATGTTGATATTGTTAAACAAGATGAGATGAAAATCAAAGCTACAGGACTGTATGAGTACCATTTTGATGTAAATGTTGACGGTCTCTATGTATACGCAGGGGCAGGTGCCTCCGCAGGGGTCCATGTTGCCGGACTGTACAGCAAACAGTTTATGATAGGGATTGATTTTATTGGAGGTGTTGAATACAAATTCAATAATATCCCCCTCGCTCTCTCAGCAGACTGGAATCCAAAAATCCAGCTGATATCAAATTCAGGATTAAAAGTACCAAACCTGGGATTTACAGTAAGATACATTATCAAATAAAACAAATATGAAAAATTACATTGACCGGAACAAAGAGAGATTTCTCTCAGAACTTTTTGAGCTCCTGAGAATACCATCTGTTAGTTCTATGGCCGCTCACAAACCGGATATGGAAAAAGCAGCTGCGAAATATGCAGAATTTCTCCTTGCAGCCGGATGCGAAAGAGCTCAGGTATACCCTACCAAAGGACACCCTGTTGTATTTGCAGAGAAGATAATTGACAAAAAGCTCCCTACTATATTGGTTTATGCTCACTATGATGTTCAGCCCGCAGATCCTGTTAACCTGTGGAAAACCCCTCCTTTTGAGCCGGAGATAAGAGATGGGGCAATCTATGCAAGAGGTGCAAATGATGATAAAGGACAAGGATTTATGCACGTTAAGGCTTTTGAATACCTTGTAAAGACAAATCAACTCAAGTGTAACGTAAAATTCATCATTGATGGGGAAGAGGAGATTGGTTCACCAAGCCTTCCTGAGTGGGCAGAAGCTCATAAAGATATGCTTGCATGTGATGATATTCTTGTATCTGACACAACTATGATTGATGAAAAGATTCCTTCAATAAATGTAGGCATGAGAGGGCTTGCCTACATGGAGGTTGAGGTTACCGGTCCTAACAAAGATCTTCATTCAGGTCACTACGGCGGCGCAATAGCAAATCCTATTAACGTACTTGCCGGAATGATAGATAAGCTTATTGACGACAAGGGCCGAATTACAATCAAAGGATTTTACGATGATGTTGTTGAACTCACTAAAGAGGAGCGCGAGATGCTTGCAAGAGCACCATTTGATGAGAAGGAGTACATGGAGTTCCTGGATATTGATGCCGTTACCGGAGAGGCCGGATACTCAACAATGGAGCGCACAGGAATCCGCCCATGCCTTGATGTAAATGGAATCTGGGGAGGATACACCGGCGAAGGTGCCAAGACAGTGCTTCCATCAAAAGCATTTGCAAAGATTTCCATGAGAATTGTCCCTAACCAGGACAATAAAAAGATTGCAAAACTCTTTGAAGAGCACTTTATGACTCTGGCTCCAAAAGGTGTTAAGGTTAAGGTTACACCTCACCATGGTGGTCAGGGCTTCCTCTGCCCTATATCTTCAAATGTATACAAATCTGCCCACAGAGCTATTCACGAAGTTTACGGCATTGAGCCGGTTCCTAATCGTGGTGGCGGAAGTATACCTGTTCTTGCAGACCTTCAGCAGATTCTGAATGCTAACCCACTACTAATGGGATTCGGCCTTGAGAGAGATGTAATCCACTCGCCAAACGAGAGCTATCTGCTGAGCCAGTTCTACAAGGGAATTGAGTCAATAGGTTTGTTTTATAAGTACTATACTGAATAGATCCTCATAGTATATTACATAAGCAAAGAGGCTGACCAAAAGTATTGGTTAGCCTTTTTTTTGCTCCATCCAGGCTACCTTCTGTTCTGAAGTATGGTCTTTACCAATAATTTCAGAATAGAGTTCCGGTCGCCTTGCTTTAGTATATCGATAACCACCTGCAAGAGTAAGCTTATCAGATGTCAACTCAGCGGTGACCATTGTATCACCAAGTTCACGGCACTCTGCAATAACCTCTCCGTATGGGTCCAGTATCATTGAACAACCATTTTTTAACTGGTCGTCATCCATTCCTATGGGATTAGAAAAAACTGCATAGATGGCGTT
It includes:
- a CDS encoding radical SAM protein, which encodes MATILFDQIVFGPIHSRRLGSSLGVNLLPRHGKVCSFDCLYCECGFNSDGKGDNRLPTYEEFCEALESKLTEIRNLNERIDTITFSGNGEPTVHPQFPSIISEALRLRRKLFPLAKVSVLTNGSRIHIPQVKEALLSVDNAIIKLDSAFDQTVIDIDRPQYKYSVAEMVKNLEPYKGKFVLQTMFLRGEHEGVVIDNTTPQEVSAWRKLAIELEPREIMIYTIDRETPAKNLSKVSVEEMEQIAAPLKSLGFKITISG
- the dtd gene encoding D-aminoacyl-tRNA deacylase, with the translated sequence MRVVIQRVEEASVDANNKLAGSIGKGLMILLGIEEEDTFEDADYLIKKIPSLRIFDDADGVMNLSLKDIQGEVLLVSQFTLHALTRKGNRPSYIRAARPEKAIPLYEYVVNNISVELGKEVKTGIFGAEMKVRLVNDGPVTIIIDTKENLNKNGSI
- the deoC gene encoding deoxyribose-phosphate aldolase; this encodes MEAFEKWNNRDVLSACLGLIDLTSLNSTDTKEKIEKMVDKVNSFSDNWNKYSNVAAICVYPNFASAVKQKLTAKGVKIAVVGGVFPSSQSFLSVKAEECRIAVEQGADEVDIVLALSHFLAGDMEEASKEIRELKKACGDAHLKVILETGALTIEQIEVASMLAMEAGADFIKTSTGKMEPAATPQAAEAMCRAIKEYHKKTGRMVGFKPAGGIVTPEDAVKYYAIVDSILGKEWLNPHYFRLGASRLANNLLSELEDKTVNYF
- a CDS encoding dipeptidase, which translates into the protein MKNYIDRNKERFLSELFELLRIPSVSSMAAHKPDMEKAAAKYAEFLLAAGCERAQVYPTKGHPVVFAEKIIDKKLPTILVYAHYDVQPADPVNLWKTPPFEPEIRDGAIYARGANDDKGQGFMHVKAFEYLVKTNQLKCNVKFIIDGEEEIGSPSLPEWAEAHKDMLACDDILVSDTTMIDEKIPSINVGMRGLAYMEVEVTGPNKDLHSGHYGGAIANPINVLAGMIDKLIDDKGRITIKGFYDDVVELTKEEREMLARAPFDEKEYMEFLDIDAVTGEAGYSTMERTGIRPCLDVNGIWGGYTGEGAKTVLPSKAFAKISMRIVPNQDNKKIAKLFEEHFMTLAPKGVKVKVTPHHGGQGFLCPISSNVYKSAHRAIHEVYGIEPVPNRGGGSIPVLADLQQILNANPLLMGFGLERDVIHSPNESYLLSQFYKGIESIGLFYKYYTE